One window of Dechloromonas sp. ZY10 genomic DNA carries:
- a CDS encoding glycosyltransferase family 4 protein — translation MKIALFDVTVTVSFGGIQTAVWELARALHDAGHQVSVFGGDGKIRPDLGGREIAVHTFGFTPRDQVLDLGSRFRRIWERWSFASQALPTLVAGDFDWVILTKPFDFFLPWRMPAGSRTRFCFMSGGTDFFRGDRRLGRKVDAWVACSHFNAWQIAHHYKRFPQVMFNGVDVAAFSPAAREPGLRQQLGFADNDVVFAFAGRLVGWKGLAVAIKALAEPALAGRPVKLLLIGDGDARAGLGELAARLGVADRVVFQAPVPHRELPKYYAAADGGVFPSIGDEAFGITIAEAMACGLPVVASHIGGIPEVVGNEGACGLLAPAGDPAGFAAAMAGLAADAGYRQRLGAAAAVRIREQFTWTLAAQRLLRALASA, via the coding sequence ATGAAAATTGCCCTTTTTGATGTGACCGTGACCGTCAGCTTTGGCGGTATTCAGACCGCCGTCTGGGAACTGGCGCGGGCCTTGCACGATGCCGGGCACCAGGTCAGTGTCTTTGGCGGCGACGGCAAGATCCGACCCGATCTTGGCGGCCGCGAGATCGCGGTGCACACCTTCGGGTTTACGCCGCGCGACCAGGTGCTCGACCTCGGTTCGCGCTTCCGCCGCATCTGGGAGCGCTGGAGCTTTGCCAGCCAGGCGCTGCCGACACTGGTCGCCGGCGATTTCGACTGGGTCATCCTAACCAAGCCCTTCGACTTTTTCCTGCCCTGGCGGATGCCGGCCGGCAGCCGCACCCGCTTTTGCTTCATGAGCGGCGGCACCGACTTCTTCCGTGGTGACCGGCGGCTTGGCCGCAAGGTCGACGCCTGGGTCGCCTGCAGCCATTTCAATGCCTGGCAGATTGCCCACCACTACAAGCGCTTCCCGCAGGTGATGTTCAACGGGGTCGATGTCGCGGCCTTTTCGCCGGCGGCGCGCGAACCCGGGCTGCGCCAACAGCTGGGTTTTGCCGACAACGATGTGGTTTTTGCTTTCGCCGGCCGGCTGGTCGGCTGGAAAGGCCTGGCGGTCGCAATCAAGGCCTTGGCCGAGCCGGCGCTCGCCGGACGGCCGGTGAAACTGCTGCTGATCGGCGACGGCGATGCCCGCGCCGGGCTGGGCGAACTCGCCGCCCGCCTCGGGGTCGCCGACCGGGTGGTCTTCCAGGCACCGGTGCCGCATCGCGAATTGCCGAAATACTACGCCGCCGCCGATGGCGGGGTGTTCCCCAGCATCGGCGACGAGGCTTTCGGGATCACCATCGCCGAGGCCATGGCCTGCGGCTTGCCGGTGGTTGCCAGCCATATCGGCGGAATTCCGGAAGTGGTCGGCAATGAAGGCGCCTGCGGCTTGCTGGCGCCGGCCGGCGATCCGGCCGGTTTTGCTGCGGCGATGGCCGGGCTGGCGGCCGATGCCGGCTACCGGCAGCGCCTCGGCGCCGCTGCAGCGGTACGCATTCGCGAACAATTCACCTGGACGCTGGCGGCACAGCGTCTGCTGCGCGCGCTGGCGAGCGCCTGA
- the asnB gene encoding asparagine synthase (glutamine-hydrolyzing) — protein sequence MCGIGGFFGQDPGAAAGVAAAMLEALAARGPDARHARFFTVDGENSENSGAHALLHARLSIIDPRPLADQPMASSDGRYWLCYNGEVYGWEGEAADLARDEPFRSRSDSEYLLRGAAAWGVEALLPKLTGMFAFAFIDWQRRELVLARDRYGKKPLLWWSDGRSFAFSSLLRGLLPALPAAARRLSAAGLDAYLAHRYIPAPLTCVEGVQRLPAGHLLRWPLDGGEARVERWYAGAPAVADEPPPGDWKTALDQAIERRCVADRPVGLFLSGGIDSSVIATRLAALGHRFAAFTAAFPDTPFDETAQAASLCRRLGLQHHVVPVPTSIRDDFPAIVAALDDPFADPSAIPLWYLAQATSREVKVVLGGDGGDELLAGYKRYRKHLRNAWRGRLHWPGLPAATPRQSKAQRWREELANPWADAYQLRFSGMSLGQRRFLQPSLQAPAHYWAPPPVWPADPLLQLLAIDRANYLPEYILRKGDLTTMGHGLELRAPLLDHHFVHAVEALPAARRFTAQPKRLLAEVLPPDLAQTLFDDKKRGFNPPLRHWLQHDLADRYAGLGGRLAEHSAGRIDAAAVERMLELYRGGAEDLAENILQLLILDESLQQLQAGGLRCFNPHPEPGETVGVSP from the coding sequence ATGTGCGGGATCGGCGGCTTTTTCGGACAGGACCCCGGCGCTGCGGCGGGGGTCGCGGCGGCGATGCTCGAAGCCCTGGCCGCGCGCGGCCCGGATGCGCGGCATGCGCGCTTTTTCACGGTCGACGGCGAAAATAGCGAAAATTCCGGCGCCCACGCGCTGTTGCACGCCCGTCTCTCGATCATCGACCCGAGGCCGCTGGCCGACCAGCCGATGGCCAGCAGCGATGGACGCTACTGGCTGTGCTACAACGGCGAAGTCTATGGCTGGGAGGGCGAGGCGGCCGACTTGGCGCGCGACGAGCCTTTCCGCAGCCGTTCCGACAGCGAGTATCTGCTGCGCGGCGCCGCTGCCTGGGGGGTTGAGGCGCTGCTGCCCAAACTGACCGGGATGTTCGCCTTCGCCTTCATCGATTGGCAGCGCCGCGAACTGGTGCTGGCCCGCGACCGCTACGGCAAGAAGCCGCTGCTGTGGTGGAGCGACGGCCGCTCCTTCGCCTTTTCGTCGCTGCTGCGCGGCCTGTTGCCGGCGCTGCCGGCGGCGGCCCGGCGACTGTCGGCTGCCGGGCTCGATGCTTACCTGGCGCACCGCTACATCCCGGCACCGTTGACCTGCGTCGAGGGCGTGCAGCGGCTGCCCGCCGGGCACCTGCTGCGCTGGCCGCTGGATGGCGGCGAAGCGCGCGTCGAACGCTGGTACGCCGGTGCGCCGGCCGTTGCTGATGAACCCCCGCCGGGCGACTGGAAAACGGCCCTTGATCAAGCCATCGAGCGGCGCTGCGTCGCCGACCGGCCGGTCGGCCTGTTCCTCTCCGGCGGCATTGATTCAAGCGTGATCGCGACGCGGCTGGCCGCGCTCGGCCATCGCTTTGCCGCGTTCACTGCGGCTTTCCCCGACACGCCGTTTGACGAAACCGCACAGGCTGCCAGCCTGTGCCGGCGACTTGGCCTGCAACACCATGTGGTGCCTGTGCCAACTTCGATCCGCGACGATTTTCCGGCGATTGTCGCGGCCCTTGACGATCCCTTTGCCGACCCCTCAGCGATCCCGCTCTGGTACCTGGCGCAGGCAACCAGCCGCGAGGTCAAGGTGGTGCTCGGCGGCGACGGCGGCGACGAACTGCTGGCCGGTTACAAGCGCTACCGAAAACATTTGCGCAACGCCTGGCGCGGCCGCCTGCACTGGCCCGGCCTGCCGGCGGCCACGCCCCGGCAGAGCAAGGCACAGCGCTGGCGCGAAGAGCTCGCCAACCCCTGGGCTGATGCCTATCAACTGCGCTTTTCCGGGATGTCGCTCGGGCAGCGGCGCTTCCTGCAGCCCAGCTTGCAGGCGCCGGCACATTATTGGGCGCCGCCGCCGGTCTGGCCGGCCGATCCGTTACTGCAGCTGCTGGCCATCGACCGGGCCAACTATCTGCCTGAATACATCCTGCGCAAGGGCGACCTGACCACCATGGGGCACGGCCTGGAGCTGCGCGCTCCGCTGCTCGACCACCATTTCGTGCACGCGGTCGAGGCCTTGCCTGCGGCCCGACGCTTTACCGCGCAGCCGAAGCGTCTGCTCGCCGAAGTGCTGCCGCCGGATCTGGCGCAGACTCTGTTCGACGACAAGAAGCGCGGCTTCAATCCGCCCTTGCGCCACTGGTTGCAGCACGATCTCGCCGACCGCTATGCCGGCCTCGGCGGCCGGCTGGCCGAGCACAGTGCCGGCCGTATCGACGCGGCGGCAGTCGAGCGCATGCTCGAACTCTATCGCGGCGGTGCCGAGGATCTGGCGGAGAACATCCTGCAACTGCTGATCCTCGACGAGTCCTTGCAACAATTGCAGGCGGGCGGTTTGCGATGTTTCAATCCACACCCGGAGCCGGGTGAAACAGTCGGAGTATCTCCCTGA
- a CDS encoding glycosyltransferase family 4 protein produces MSERKLHIVHTESSCGWGGQEIRVLSEMRGMQERGHRVTLVTPPEARIATVAREMGLTVVTLPITRKRLPALWALWQWLRRESAGIDLLNTHSSTDSWLAAVACQLLPGAPPIVRTRHVSSPVSRNGQTRWLYQRAAAHVVVTGEALRAQLQRDNGFAAASMTSVPTGIDLARFVRLDPAARPAHVAALGLPPGPYLGILATLRNWKGHAYLFDAYAELAAEFPDWRLLVVGDGPQRHNLERRAGELGLAGRIHFVGNRDDAERWFQAMDLFVLPSYGDEGVPQSIMQAMACGLPVVSTPVGAIAEAVDADRSGLLVAPRDAQALAAALRRLIADPALRAQFSAAGWDKAQRQFGLARMVDRMEAIFRAHARPR; encoded by the coding sequence GTGAGCGAACGCAAATTGCACATCGTCCATACCGAATCGTCCTGCGGCTGGGGCGGGCAGGAAATCCGCGTCCTCAGCGAGATGCGCGGGATGCAGGAACGCGGCCACCGGGTCACGCTGGTCACGCCGCCCGAGGCGCGGATTGCGACGGTTGCCCGCGAAATGGGGCTGACAGTGGTTACCCTGCCGATTACCCGCAAGCGGCTGCCAGCGCTGTGGGCCTTGTGGCAGTGGCTGCGCCGCGAGAGCGCCGGCATCGACCTGCTCAATACCCATAGCTCGACCGATTCCTGGCTGGCCGCCGTTGCCTGCCAGCTGCTGCCCGGCGCGCCGCCGATCGTGCGTACCCGCCATGTCTCCTCGCCGGTCAGCCGCAACGGCCAGACGCGCTGGCTCTACCAGCGTGCGGCGGCGCATGTGGTGGTTACCGGCGAAGCCCTGCGCGCCCAGTTGCAGCGCGACAACGGCTTTGCCGCCGCGTCGATGACCTCGGTCCCGACCGGGATCGACCTCGCCCGCTTTGTCCGCCTCGACCCGGCCGCGCGCCCGGCGCACGTCGCCGCGCTCGGCCTGCCGCCCGGTCCCTACCTCGGCATCCTGGCCACCTTGCGCAACTGGAAGGGGCACGCCTACCTGTTCGACGCCTATGCCGAACTCGCTGCTGAATTTCCCGACTGGCGCCTGCTGGTCGTCGGCGACGGGCCGCAGCGCCACAACCTGGAGCGCCGCGCCGGCGAACTGGGGCTGGCCGGGCGCATTCATTTCGTCGGCAACCGCGACGACGCCGAGCGCTGGTTCCAGGCGATGGACCTGTTCGTGCTGCCATCCTACGGCGACGAGGGCGTGCCGCAGTCGATCATGCAGGCGATGGCTTGCGGCCTGCCGGTGGTCAGCACCCCGGTCGGGGCGATTGCCGAGGCGGTCGACGCCGACCGCAGCGGTCTGCTGGTCGCGCCGCGCGATGCGCAGGCGCTGGCCGCCGCGCTGCGCCGGCTGATCGCCGACCCGGCGTTGCGCGCGCAGTTTTCTGCCGCCGGCTGGGACAAGGCGCAGCGGCAGTTCGGCCTGGCCCGAATGGTGGACCGGATGGAAGCCATTTTCCGCGCCCACGCGCGCCCGAGGTAA
- a CDS encoding glycosyltransferase family 9 protein, which translates to MTPLPPFLSAPPRRILAIVVTRIGDTLLCTPALRALKARWPEAELSVWAHPKRLEVLAGLPFIDRLQGYDWRRKLGSRLRGRQYDLALVFADEVEQIGCARRVAAQVVAFAGKAVPASGLTLVEQPAAHAVTARLALLAPLGIESAEPQLAYRVSAAEASWAEQRLAGCGRPLIALQLHSFPTKAHRDWPFEHFAQLVEGLRAAYPQAAFVVTGDALARASAARLRERCGDCVSSLAGDLSLRQTAAVLAAVDLYVGVDTGPTHLAGAVGAPMVALYHAAYPGRNLAPLQHLRGRFIEHPLTGSAEARNADMAAIPVAPVLQAACELLERRA; encoded by the coding sequence ATGACGCCGCTACCGCCGTTCCTGTCGGCGCCGCCGCGCCGGATCCTGGCCATCGTCGTCACCCGCATCGGCGACACCTTGCTGTGCACCCCGGCGCTGCGCGCGCTCAAGGCGCGCTGGCCGGAGGCCGAGCTGAGCGTCTGGGCGCATCCGAAACGACTCGAAGTGCTGGCCGGCCTGCCTTTCATCGACCGGCTGCAAGGCTACGACTGGCGGCGCAAGCTGGGTTCGCGGCTGCGCGGCCGGCAATACGACCTGGCGCTGGTGTTTGCCGACGAAGTCGAGCAAATCGGCTGCGCCCGCCGTGTCGCGGCACAGGTCGTAGCTTTTGCTGGCAAGGCGGTTCCTGCGTCGGGGCTGACCCTGGTCGAACAGCCGGCGGCGCATGCGGTTACGGCTCGCCTGGCCCTGTTGGCGCCGCTGGGAATCGAGAGCGCCGAACCGCAACTGGCCTATCGGGTCAGCGCCGCCGAGGCGAGTTGGGCCGAGCAACGGCTGGCCGGCTGTGGGCGGCCGCTGATTGCGCTGCAATTGCATAGCTTTCCGACCAAGGCGCATCGCGACTGGCCATTCGAGCATTTCGCACAGCTGGTCGAGGGCTTGCGGGCGGCTTATCCGCAAGCGGCTTTCGTGGTCACCGGCGATGCGCTGGCGCGCGCTTCGGCCGCCCGTCTGCGCGAGCGTTGCGGCGACTGCGTCAGCAGCCTGGCCGGCGACTTGAGCTTGCGCCAGACGGCGGCGGTGCTGGCGGCGGTTGATCTCTACGTCGGCGTCGATACCGGGCCGACGCATCTGGCCGGCGCGGTCGGCGCGCCGATGGTGGCGCTCTACCATGCCGCCTATCCCGGCCGCAATCTGGCGCCCTTGCAGCATCTGCGCGGGCGCTTTATCGAACATCCCCTGACCGGCAGCGCCGAGGCGCGCAATGCCGACATGGCCGCGATCCCGGTCGCGCCGGTCCTGCAGGCCGCCTGCGAACTCCTGGAGCGCCGCGCGTGA